Proteins co-encoded in one Elusimicrobiota bacterium genomic window:
- the dnaA gene encoding chromosomal replication initiator protein DnaA, producing the protein MNHLPGKLKMITDVWKKAQDYLKASLSPQEYELWIAPLKPKGVENGLLMLEVPNRFHAEWLEKNVKRRVLTIMAPEAEGVTEIDFSWNETSLPKESGLPPALRPDPAAPAAAVQQTTCFSAKYTFDRFVVGPTNRFAHASAVAVAQSPGKQFNPLFIYGHTGLGKTHLLHAIGHALLKQHPKLSVLYINSETFVNEYVNALKNKGVDAYRERCRKVDCLLIADIQFLVGKEHSEQEFFHTFNSLFDQSRQIVLSSDRAPKDLQPLESRLISRFEWGVVADVKAPDFETRLAILRKKCELESIVIADDILQRLAQNIRSNIRALEGCLNSLIAYCCLTGSPATIETADQILKQMREEVSRDQSLTPSIAKIQEVVARHYHVDVSDLKDKGRSASKVLPRQVAMYLARTLTTRSLEEIGRSFGGKDHSTIIYAHSKIEGMIRTDPYKAQFINKLEEDIRKSMDV; encoded by the coding sequence ATGAATCACCTCCCTGGAAAATTAAAAATGATTACCGATGTCTGGAAAAAAGCGCAAGATTATTTAAAAGCCTCCCTGTCCCCGCAGGAATATGAGTTGTGGATCGCCCCCTTAAAACCCAAGGGCGTGGAAAACGGCCTTTTGATGCTGGAGGTCCCCAATCGCTTCCACGCCGAATGGCTCGAAAAAAACGTCAAGCGCCGCGTCTTAACCATCATGGCGCCGGAAGCCGAGGGCGTCACCGAAATTGATTTCTCCTGGAACGAAACTTCCCTGCCGAAAGAAAGCGGCCTGCCTCCGGCCTTGCGCCCCGATCCCGCGGCGCCCGCCGCGGCCGTCCAGCAGACGACTTGCTTCAGCGCCAAATATACGTTTGATCGTTTCGTCGTCGGCCCAACCAACCGCTTCGCTCATGCGTCTGCCGTTGCAGTCGCGCAAAGCCCGGGGAAGCAATTCAATCCTCTGTTTATTTACGGCCACACCGGCTTGGGAAAGACGCATCTTCTGCATGCCATCGGCCACGCGCTCTTAAAGCAGCACCCAAAACTATCCGTTCTTTATATCAACTCGGAAACCTTTGTCAACGAATACGTCAACGCTTTAAAAAACAAAGGGGTTGATGCCTACCGCGAACGCTGCCGAAAAGTAGACTGCCTGCTGATCGCCGATATCCAATTTCTAGTCGGCAAGGAGCATTCTGAGCAGGAATTTTTTCACACCTTTAACTCCCTGTTCGACCAAAGCCGCCAAATCGTTTTATCCAGCGATCGCGCGCCCAAAGACCTTCAGCCGTTGGAATCCCGGCTGATCTCCCGTTTCGAATGGGGCGTGGTGGCCGACGTGAAAGCTCCTGATTTTGAAACCCGCCTCGCCATCTTAAGGAAAAAGTGTGAGTTGGAATCCATCGTCATCGCCGACGACATCCTTCAGCGTTTGGCTCAAAATATCCGCTCCAATATCCGCGCTCTTGAAGGATGTTTAAACAGCCTCATCGCCTATTGCTGCCTGACCGGCAGCCCCGCCACCATTGAGACCGCGGACCAGATCCTAAAGCAAATGCGCGAAGAGGTTTCCCGGGATCAAAGCTTGACGCCGTCCATCGCCAAAATTCAAGAAGTCGTCGCCCGCCACTACCACGTCGACGTGTCGGACTTAAAAGATAAAGGGCGCTCCGCCAGCAAGGTTTTACCCAGGCAGGTCGCCATGTACCTGGCCCGAACCCTGACCACCAGATCGCTTGAAGAAATCGGCCGATCGTTCGGCGGCAAAGACCATTCCACCATCATCTACGCCCACAGTAAAATCGAAGGGATGATTCGCACCGATCCGTATAAAGCTCAGTTTATCAACAAGCTTGAAGAGGATATCCGTAAATCCATGGATGTTTAA